The proteins below come from a single Cannabis sativa cultivar Pink pepper isolate KNU-18-1 chromosome 3, ASM2916894v1, whole genome shotgun sequence genomic window:
- the LOC115708912 gene encoding pentatricopeptide repeat-containing protein At1g06143 produces MKRRSCLSLNQLFNRKPLQLQQSYSFSLSQNQNQNHGSLAEQIKKCSRLVELEHVYAYMVKTGTSQDAFLTNQFITAASSTFSRIDYAVLAFHHMDSPNANVFVYNSMIKGFVRCGYPNRALQCYINMLGAKVFPTSYTFSSLIRACTLLFALGFGEAVHAHIWRNGFDSHVFVQTAMIDFYSNLCKIKEARRVFDEMLERDSYAWTTMISAHARAGDMISARKLFETIPESNMATWNIMIDGYARLGDVLSAELMFNLMPLRDLISWTTLITCYMQNKKYREALAVFKEMMKHGVRPDGVTMATIISSCAHIGALQLGKEIHLYVMQNGFELDVYLGSALIDMYAKCGDLDKSLLVFFKLHNKNLFCWNSIIEGLASHGFAKETLIMFRKMEEENIKPNGVTFISLLSACTHAGLVDEGRLRFSSMAKDYSITPAVEHYGCMVDLLSKAGLLEEALDIIRSMKVEPNNVVWGALLGGCKLHRNMTIGQIAVNELMVLEPNNSGYYHLLVNMYAEENRWKEVSKIWTTMKGLGVEKRCPGSSWIEIQSKIHQFAASENAHLACPEVYKLLGELDGQLKLSKSVPELSFT; encoded by the coding sequence ATGAAAAGAAGAAGCTGTTTGAGTTTGAACCAACTTTTTAATCGGAAACCTCTTCAGCTTCAGCAATCCTATTCTTTTTCTTTGtctcaaaatcaaaatcaaaatcatgGATCCCTTGCTGAACAGATCAAGAAATGTTCGAGGTTGGTTGAGCTAGAACATGTCTATGCTTACATGGTGAAGACTGGAACAAGTCAAGATGCTTTCTTGACTAATCAATTTATAACTGCAGCATCTTCCACCTTCTCTCGTATAGATTATGCTGTTTTAGCCTTTCACCATATGGACTCCCCTAATGCTAATGTCTTCGTCTATAATTCCATGATTAAAGGCTTTGTGCGTTGTGGATATCCCAATAGAGCTTTGCAGTGTTATATTAATATGTTGGGAGCTAAGGTTTTTCCCACTAGCTATACATTTTCATCACTCATTAGAGCTTGCACCTTGTTATTTGCACTGGGGTTTGGGGAAGCTGTTCATGCACATATTTGGAGAAATGGGTTTGACTCACATGTGTTTGTTCAAACTGCCATGATTGatttttattcaaatttatGTAAGATCAAAGAAGCCAGAAGGGTGTTTGATGAAATGCTTGAAAGAGATTCTTATGCATGGACTACCATGATTTCTGCACACGCCCGGGCTGGTGATATGATTTCTGCACGGAAACTGTTTGAAACAATACCTGAAAGCAATATGGCCACTTGGAATATCATGATAGATGGATATGCTAGATTAGGGGATGTGTTGTCTGCAGAATTGATGTTCAATTTGATGCCTTTAAGGGATTTAATTTCATGGACAACCTTGATTACTTGCTATATGCAGAACAAGAAATATAGAGAAGCTCTGGCAGTGTTCAAAGAAATGATGAAACATGGTGTTAGACCTGATGGAGTGACCATGGCAACTATTATTTCCTCTTGTGCTCATATTGGGGCTCTCCAATTGGGAAAGGAGATACATCTTTATGTCATGCAAAATGGATTTGAACTTGATGTTTATTTAGGATCTGCATTGATTGATATGTATGCAAAGTGTGGGGACTTAGATAAGTCTTTGCTGGTTTTCTTCAAATTGCACAACAAAAACCTCTTCTGTTGGAACTCGATAATTGAAGGACTTGCCAGTCATGGATTCGCAAAAGAAACTCTAATAATGTTTAGAAAGATGGAAGAGGAGAATATCAAACCGAATGGTGTTACCTTTATCAGTCTTCTAAGCGCTTGCACTCATGCCGGGCTTGTTGACGAAGGCCGTCTGAGGTTTTCAAGCATGGCAAAGGATTATTCTATCACTCCAGCAGTTGAACACTATGGGTGCATGGTTGATCTACTTAGCAAAGCTGGACTGCTTGAAGAAGCACTAGATATAATAAGAAGTATGAAAGTTGAACCCAACAATGTTGTTTGGGGGGCCCTGTTAGGTGGATGTAAGCTTCATAGAAACATGACTATTGGTCAGATTGCTGTCAATGAATTAATGGTATTGGAGCCAAACAATAGTGGTTATTATCACCTTTTAGTGAACATGTATGCTGAAGAGAATCGGTGGAAAGAGGTTTCAAAGATATGGACAACAATGAAGGGCCTTGGAGTGGAAAAGAGATGTCCTGGGTCCAGTTGGATTGAAATACAAAGCAAAATTCACCAGTTTGCTGCATCTGAGAATGCTCATTTAGCTTGTCCCGAAGTCTACAAGCTGTTGGGTGAATTAGATGGACAACTTAAACTCTCTAAGTCTGTACCAGAACTCAGTTTTACCTAA
- the LOC133035603 gene encoding B3 domain-containing protein At1g05920-like: protein MKKKMGNERRMIEALALVCSLHVEILSDNDRSHHLGSVDDLVEEKLRNIDVMKELKEDTPKRHCTASTSGQYYSPSSSSSEETKRSNDIMIFKSGIPKRRRTASTHSSSSSSSSSSSSPSERKRSNDIMILESGIPKRRRTASTHSTSSSSSSEERKRGKDDTMTLESGIPKRRRTSDDHHDDDVVLRVVPEETKVTRRNKSNNKRKRIRDDSDTSNTSKGGVIHGPNPPPPISEELAQVIRGMTTGDQLNLKLVIQRKLFQTDTLARQNRLQMPRNQISSDDFLNDDEKKKLDQNEGIQVRFIQPNLEEENGLVFRRWKYKNVNCAGYVFNKNWHKGVVQKNGLECGQLVQVWFFRDKDGNPCFAMVNLG, encoded by the coding sequence atgaagaagaagatggggAATGAGAGAAGGATGATCGAAGCTCTTGCTTTGGTGTGCTCCTTGCACGTTGAGATATTGTCTGATAATGATCGTAGTCATCATTTGGGTTCGGTTGACGATTTGGTTGAAGAAAAACTGAGAAATATTGATGTAATGAAAGAATTAAAGGAAGACACCCCGAAACGGCACTGTACTGCTTCTACTTCTGGGCAGTACTACTCtccctcatcatcatcatctgaaGAAACAAAAAGGAGTAACGACATCATGATCTTTAAAAGTGGCATCCCAAAACGACGCCGTACTGCTTCTACacactcatcatcatcatcatcatcatcatcatcatcatcaccatcagaAAGAAAAAGGAGCAACGACATCATGATCTTAGAAAGCGGCATCCCGAAACGACGCCGTACTGCTTCTACTCActcaacatcatcatcatcatcatctgaaGAAAGAAAAAGGGGCAAAGACGACACGATGACGTTAGAAAGCGGCATCCCGAAACGACGCCGTACTAGTGATGATCATCATGATGATGATGTAGTACTACGAGTAGTGCCTGAAGAAACGAAGGTGACAAGAAGAAATAAGtcgaataataaaagaaagagGATCAGGGATGATAGTGATACGAGTAATACAAGTAAAGGAGGTGTAATTCATGGACCGAACCCTCCTCCGCCTATTTCTGAGGAGCTGGCCCAAGTCATTCGCGGTATGACTACCGGTGATCAACTCAACCTCAAATTGGTTATTCAGAGAAAACTCTTCCAAACGGATACTCTTGCACGACAAAATCGTCTTCAAATGCCACGCAATCAGATCAGTTCTGATGACTTCCTCAACGACGATGAGAAGAAGAAATTGGACCAAAATGAGGGAATTCAAGTTAGGTTCATTCAACCCAACCTTGAAGAAGAAAATGGCTTAGTTTTCAGGAGGTGGAAATACAAGAACGTCAACTGTGCGGGTTACGTGTTCAACAAAAATTGGCACAAAGGTGTTGTTCAGAAAAATGGACTCGAGTGTGGGCAACTTGTTCAGGTCTGGTTTTTTAGGGACAAGGATGGAAACCCTTGTTTTGCCATGGTCAATCTCGGCTGA
- the LOC115708739 gene encoding cytochrome P450 93A3-like, producing the protein MTDFQGYIILFLVWIVSTMLVRAIFTKTRTKFRLPPSPMALPIIGHLHLLGPIPHQAFHKLSNHYGPLIHLYLGSVLCVVASTPEVAKEFLKTQETSFLNRPQMTAVDYLTYGSADFSFTPYGPYWKFMKKICMTQLLGGRTLDQFLPLRREEIKKFLHLMLKKADQKEEVEIEGELMKLSNNVISRMLMGKTCSDNDDNEADEIRKLITETAELTGKFNLKDYIWFCKNLDLQGFGKRLKKVRDKFDSMMDRIIKEHEEVRSKKESEDDTVKDLLDMLLDISEDESSEFKLTRENIKAFILDIFAAGSDTSALTIEWALSELVNNPNIMQKAREEIDTLVGQTRLVEESDIGNLPYLQAIVKETLRLHPTGPMAVRESTERCTINGYDIPEKTQLFVNLWAIGRDPKHWESPLEFKPERFVSEDNDENGNDGKQLDVRGQNYHFMPFGSGRRGCPGTSLAMLVVQATLAAMIQCFDWKVDGVVDMEEGSGLTLPRAHPLVCVPIARLNPLPS; encoded by the exons ATGACAGATTTTCAAGGCTACATCATACTTTTCCTGGTGTGGATTGTCTCCACCATGTTGGTCCGAGCCATATTTACCAAAACTCGGACCAAATTTCGCCTTCCCCCAAGTCCAATGGCCCTTCCAATAATCGGACACCTTCACCTTCTCGGTCCAATACCTCACCAAGCTTTCCACAAACTCTCTAACCACTATGGACCTTTAATTCATCTCTACCTTGGCTCTGTTCTTTGTGTAGTTGCTTCCACACCAGAAGTGGCGAAGGAGTTTCTTAAGACACAAGAAACTTCCTTTTTGAATCGCCCTCAGATGACCGCGGTAGACTATCTTACATATGGCTCAGCTGACTTCTCCTTCACCCCATATGGACCTTATTGGAAGTTCATGAAGAAAATTTGCATGACTCAACTTCTTGGTGGCAGAACATTAGATCAATTTCTTCCACTTAGAAGAGAAGAGATTAAGAAATTCTTACATTTGATGCTAAAAAAGGCTGATCAAAAGGAAGAGGTTGAGATTGAAGGAGAACTAATGAAGCTTTCCAACAATGTCATATCAAGAATGCTTATGGGGAAAACATGTTCTgataatgatgataatgaagCTGATGAGATTAGGAAGCTGATAACAGAAACTGCAGAGCTTACTGgaaaattcaatttgaaggacTATATTTGGTTCTGTAAGAACTTAGATTTACAAGGATTTGGAAAAAGGCTTAAGAAAGTTCGTGATAAGTTTGACTCCATGATGGATAGGATCATTAAAGAGCATGAAGAAGTGAGGAGCAAGAAGGAGAGTGAGGATGATACAGTGAAGGATTTACTTGACATGTTACTTGATATATCAGAAGATGAGAGTTCAGAGTTCAAATTGACAAGAGAAAACATAAAAGCATTCATCCTG GATATATTTGCAGCTGGGTCAGACACATCTGCCTTAACAATAGAATGGGCATTATCAGAGCTAGTAAACAACCCCAATATCATGCAGAAAGCAAGAGAAGAAATAGACACCCTTGTTGGACAAACCAGATTAGTAGAAGAGTCAGATATTGGTAATCTTCCTTATCTTCAAGCTATAGTCAAAGAAACACTAAGGCTTCATCCAACAGGTCCAATGGCTGTAAGAGAATCAACTGAAAGATGCACAATTAATGGCTATGACATTCCTGAAAAAACCCAATTGTTTGTTAATCTTTGGGCCATTGGTAGGGACCCAAAGCACTGGGAAAGCCCACTTGAGTTCAAGCCAGAGAGGTTTGTTAGTGAAGATAATGATGAGAATGGGAATGATGGTAAGCAGTTAGATGTTAGGGGTCAAAACTATCATTTTATGCCATTTGGGAGTGGAAGAAGAGGGTGTCCTGGAACCTCACTTGCAATGCTGGTTGTTCAGGCCACTCTAGCTGCAATGATTCAGTGCTTTGATTGGAAAGTTGATGGTGTTGTTGACATGGAAGAGGGATCTGGTTTGACCCTCCCAAGGGCTCATCCCTTGGTGTGTGTACCAATTGCTAGGCTTAATCCTTTGCCATCATGA
- the LOC115709083 gene encoding 3,9-dihydroxypterocarpan 6A-monooxygenase-like, giving the protein MVELHNIGHQFIIDYNFLLIILSSITSIILLGRAIKSLKAQKNPPLPPSPPALPIIGHLHLIGKLPHHDFAKISARYGPIVYLKFGYKTSLLVSSAEIAKECLKTNESCFLNRPQKVNIHYLTYGNSDFALAPYGPFWKFMKKLTVSKLLGASMMNFYRPIRKEEIRLLINSIRKLANEGEKVDLGAQLMGLANNVISRMALKQKCAKNDDDAYEMRHVIDEMCDLGGKLNVQDFIWFCKKLDLQRFGKRLKDVRDRYDRLMGKIIEEHVEAKKKRMEGNNNNNNNDYENNRDILDVLLDEFEDEKSEIKLTKENIHAYVMNMFGAGTETQSVTIEWAISELMTHPTIIEKARKEIEQVVGNKRIVEESDLPNLPYMEAIIKETLRLHPGGAFTARESSKDCIIGGYHVPAKTRVFVNTWAINRDPANWDDPNRFIPERFMTEEKKDVDVRGQNFELLPFGSGRRGCPGANLALLMIPATVAALVQCFDWNGTDVDLDEGFGLSIPRAKPLVCYPVVRLDPFPQFM; this is encoded by the exons ATGGTTGAGCTTCATAATATTGGTCATCAGTTCATCATAGATTATAACTTTCTTCTAATCATCTTATCATCAATCACCTCAATCATCTTATTGGGCCGAGCCATCAAATCCTTAAAAGCCCAAAAAAACCCACCACTCCCTCCAAGCCCACCAGCCCTACCTATCATAGGCCACCTACATCTCATCGGCAAGCTCCCTCACCATGACTTTGCCAAAATCTCGGCCCGTTACGGGCCCATAGTTTACCTCAAGTTTGGCTACAAAACTTCTTTACTAGTTTCCTCAGCCGAAATAGCCAAAGAATGCCTCAAAACCAACGAGTCATGCTTCTTAAACAGGCCACAAAAAGTCAACATACACTATTTGACCTATGGCAACTCTGATTTTGCCCTAGCTCCGTATGGACCCTTTTGGAAGTTCATGAAAAAACTAACTGTATCGAAGCTCCTCGGAGCTTCGATGATGAATTTCTATCGTCCAATAAGGAAAGAAGAAATAAGGTTATTGATAAATAGCATTCGAAAATTGGCAAATGAGGGCGAAAAAGTTGACTTGGGTGCACAACTAATGGGATTGGCAAACAATGTCATTTCTAGGATGGCGTTGAAACAAAAGTGTGCAAAAAATGATGACGATGCTTATGAGATGAGACATGTGATTGATGAGATGTGTGATTTGGGTGGGAAGTTGAATGTTCAAGATTTCATTTGGTTTTGTAAGAAGCTTGATTTGCAAAGGTTTGGGAAGAGACTTAAGGATGTAAGAGATAGGTATGATAGGTTGATGGGGAAGATTATTGAGGAGCATGTTGAGGCCAAAAAGAAGAGAATGGagggtaataataataataacaataatgatTATGAGAATAATAGAGATATTCTTGATGTGTTGCTTGATGAGTTTGAAGATGAGAAGTCGGAGATAAAGTTGACCAAAGAAAATATACATGCTTATGTTATG AACATGTTTGGAGCTGGGACAGAAACTCAATCAGTAACAATAGAATGGGCAATATCCGAGTTAATGACCCATCCAACAATCATAGAGAAAGCAAGAAAAGAAATAGAACAAGTGGTGGGAAACAAGAGAATTGTAGAAGAGTCAGACCTTCCAAACCTTCCATACATGGAAGCCATAATAAAAGAAACCCTAAGACTCCACCCTGGAGGGGCCTTCACAGCCCGGGAGTCATCCAAGGACTGTATTATTGGTGGATACCATGTGCCAGCGAAAACTCGTGTGTTCGTTAACACATGGGCCATTAATCGAGACCCAGCCAATTGGGATGACCCGAACCGATTCATACCCGAGAGGTTCATGACGGAGGAGAAGAAGGATGTGGATGTAAGAGGCCAAAACTTTGAGTTGTTACCCTTTGGGAGTGGGAGGAGAGGTTGTCCTGGTGCAAATTTGGCTCTTTTGATGATTCCAGCGACAGTAGCAGCTTTGGTTCAATGCTTTGATTGGAATGGTACTGATGTAGACTTGGATGAAGGTTTTGGGTTGTCAATTCCAAGGGCCAAGCCTTTGGTTTGTTACCCTGTGGTTAGGCTTGATCCATTTCCTCAGTTTATGTGA